In one Methylocaldum szegediense genomic region, the following are encoded:
- a CDS encoding L,D-transpeptidase family protein, with translation MLQKTTKLPCIKKRIPLWLGVVFMLAAPLGVKAEAFALPDDGSDLVGEIQYTKAKHEDTLIDIARDFSIGQDEIVMANPTVDRWLPGEGTEVLIPRQFILPDAPRSGIVVNIPEMRLYYYPTQPKAKATQVITYPVSIGRMDWRTPLGTTKVAQKVKDPAWRPPESIKQEHAREGDILPDVVPPGPLNPLGRFALRLGVPGYLIHGTGIDKAYGIGMRVTHGCIRMYPEDIERLYPLVNVGTPVHLVNQPVKLGWSAGTLYMEVHQPLDEDRMSYEQLLNLAMDLLEKKTKGKEITIDGAAMRQALQKPTGIPVAISKPSEPLPETIQSLGGT, from the coding sequence ATGTTGCAAAAAACAACAAAATTGCCGTGCATCAAGAAACGGATACCGCTTTGGTTGGGGGTTGTCTTCATGCTTGCCGCTCCGCTCGGGGTTAAGGCGGAAGCATTCGCGTTACCTGACGATGGAAGCGACTTGGTCGGCGAAATTCAATATACCAAGGCGAAGCATGAAGACACGCTCATCGATATCGCCCGTGATTTCAGCATCGGCCAGGACGAGATCGTCATGGCCAACCCGACGGTCGATCGCTGGTTGCCCGGAGAAGGCACGGAGGTCTTGATTCCCCGGCAATTTATTCTTCCCGACGCGCCGCGCTCCGGTATCGTCGTCAATATCCCAGAAATGCGCCTTTACTATTATCCGACGCAGCCGAAAGCCAAGGCGACACAAGTGATAACCTATCCGGTCAGCATAGGTCGTATGGATTGGCGTACGCCTCTGGGTACCACCAAGGTTGCCCAGAAAGTGAAGGATCCGGCGTGGAGGCCACCGGAATCCATCAAACAAGAGCATGCGCGAGAAGGGGATATCCTGCCGGATGTGGTTCCGCCCGGGCCTTTGAATCCGCTCGGCCGCTTCGCCTTGCGGTTAGGCGTTCCGGGCTATCTGATCCACGGCACGGGCATCGATAAAGCATATGGTATCGGCATGCGAGTGACCCACGGGTGCATTCGGATGTATCCGGAGGATATCGAGCGTCTTTATCCTCTTGTCAATGTCGGCACCCCGGTCCATTTGGTCAATCAGCCGGTCAAGCTGGGCTGGTCGGCGGGGACTTTATACATGGAAGTGCATCAGCCCCTGGATGAAGACCGCATGAGCTATGAGCAGTTGCTCAACCTGGCCATGGATTTGCTCGAAAAGAAGACAAAAGGCAAGGAAATCACCATCGACGGCGCAGCGATGAGGCAAGCGCTGCAGAAACCGACCGGCATTCCGGTGGCGATTTCTAAGCCTTCCGAGCCCCTCCCAGAAACGATTCAGTCCTTGGGGGGGACGTAG
- the dapF gene encoding diaminopimelate epimerase, producing MALKFTKMHGLGNDFVVFDGVRQNVSLTPENVRRIADRHFGIGCDQVLIVEPPISWNADFRYRIFNADGGEVAQCGNGARCFARFVRDQGLCDKDEIVVDTDAGQLRLVHRSDGLVTVNMGIPKHAPAEIPLDIADEAVSYEVVLDGNAWSFGAVSMGNPHAVLRVDDIDHAPVERLGPLLERHPIFPERANIGFAQVVDRHRIKLRVFERGSGETLACGSGACAATVVGIEQDEIESPVQVDLPGGSLYIAWEGRGRPVFMTGPAVCVFEGEIEL from the coding sequence ATGGCGCTGAAGTTCACCAAAATGCATGGACTCGGCAACGACTTCGTTGTGTTCGACGGTGTACGTCAGAACGTTTCTTTAACACCCGAGAACGTTCGCCGTATTGCAGACCGGCACTTTGGCATCGGCTGTGACCAAGTTCTGATCGTCGAACCGCCTATCAGCTGGAACGCCGACTTTCGCTATCGTATTTTCAATGCAGATGGCGGAGAAGTTGCGCAATGCGGAAACGGTGCTCGTTGCTTCGCGCGTTTCGTTCGCGATCAAGGCTTATGCGACAAAGACGAAATCGTGGTCGATACCGATGCCGGCCAATTGCGTTTAGTCCATAGAAGCGACGGTCTGGTTACGGTTAATATGGGGATTCCTAAGCATGCGCCTGCGGAAATCCCGCTGGATATAGCCGACGAGGCGGTGTCTTATGAGGTTGTCCTGGACGGAAACGCTTGGTCTTTCGGCGCGGTTTCGATGGGCAACCCGCACGCCGTGCTCAGGGTCGATGACATCGACCATGCGCCGGTCGAACGATTGGGTCCGCTTTTGGAACGGCATCCGATCTTCCCAGAGAGGGCGAACATCGGTTTTGCCCAGGTCGTGGACCGACACCGTATCAAGCTTCGCGTTTTCGAGCGGGGTTCAGGCGAGACCCTAGCCTGCGGTAGCGGAGCCTGTGCCGCGACCGTCGTCGGCATAGAACAGGATGAGATCGAGAGTCCGGTACAAGTGGACCTTCCCGGCGGTTCTCTTTACATAGCCTGGGAAGGGAGGGGGAGGCCGGTGTTTATGACCGGGCCGGCCGTTTGCGTGTTCGAGGGCGAAATCGAATTATGA
- the lptM gene encoding LPS translocon maturation chaperone LptM: MSLPRRNLVSLILLTLVLSGCGQKGPLYLPSEEPASNEEPASKER; encoded by the coding sequence ATGTCGCTTCCACGTCGAAATCTCGTCTCGCTCATTTTACTCACTCTTGTCCTCTCGGGATGCGGCCAAAAAGGGCCGCTTTATCTTCCCAGTGAAGAACCAGCGTCAAACGAAGAGCCCGCATCGAAAGAACGCTGA
- the xerC gene encoding tyrosine recombinase XerC, producing the protein MHQTAEQQVAEFLDVLRFQQRVSPHTLASYSRDLAQLKRYCELHGISSWEELVPAHIRDHIASRHRDGVGSRSLQRELSAIRSFLNFLVNRRRIADNVARGVRSPKTSRKLPSLLDADQMNGLLEGLPEDELEIRDVAMWELFYSSGLRLSELVSLDTQDLDLDSGTVLVRHGKGQKSRVVPVGRCARQAIQRWLELRPGYACSSEKALFVSRRGKRIACRTVQLRLERWQVKLGLPQHVHPHMLRHSFASHILESSGDLRAVQELLGHANLSTTQIYTHLDFQHLATVYDQSHPRAKKRGPGSPVT; encoded by the coding sequence ATGCACCAAACCGCGGAACAACAGGTCGCCGAGTTTCTCGATGTACTGCGGTTTCAACAGAGGGTTTCTCCGCATACCTTAGCCAGTTATTCTCGTGATCTCGCGCAACTGAAACGATACTGCGAGCTTCACGGCATTTCGTCCTGGGAAGAGCTAGTGCCGGCTCACATTCGAGACCATATCGCGTCCCGTCATCGCGATGGAGTCGGCAGCCGTAGCCTGCAACGAGAACTATCTGCCATACGCAGCTTTCTTAATTTTCTGGTCAATCGGCGCCGGATTGCAGATAACGTGGCGCGCGGGGTACGTTCGCCCAAGACGTCTCGAAAATTGCCCTCACTCTTGGACGCCGACCAAATGAACGGGCTTTTGGAAGGGCTACCGGAAGACGAACTCGAGATTCGCGATGTCGCCATGTGGGAGCTGTTCTATTCCTCGGGTCTGCGACTGAGCGAATTGGTTTCGCTTGACACGCAGGATCTCGACTTGGATTCCGGGACCGTACTCGTACGGCATGGTAAAGGACAAAAGTCCCGCGTTGTGCCGGTAGGGCGTTGCGCCCGCCAAGCCATCCAACGTTGGTTGGAACTTCGTCCTGGCTATGCGTGCTCCAGCGAAAAGGCGCTATTTGTGAGCCGCAGAGGAAAGCGTATCGCCTGCAGAACGGTACAACTGCGATTGGAACGATGGCAGGTCAAACTGGGATTGCCGCAGCATGTGCATCCTCACATGCTCAGACATTCCTTCGCCAGTCACATATTGGAATCTAGCGGGGATTTGCGTGCCGTCCAGGAATTGCTCGGCCATGCCAATCTGAGCACCACGCAGATTTATACCCATCTTGACTTCCAACATTTGGCGACCGTATACGATCAATCCCATCCGCGTGCCAAGAAGCGGGGGCCGGGCTCGCCTGTGACCTAG
- the mutY gene encoding A/G-specific adenine glycosylase produces MQHENFQRAVLGWFDQYGRTHLPWQKERTPYRVWISEIMLQQTQVGTVIPYFERFLARFPDVESLAESSFDEVIALWAGLGYYARARNLHRAARIIVERHRGQLPTSLEELSALPGIGRSTAGAILSLGSGIRAPILDGNVKRVLCRHRGIEGWPGNPRILEKLWELSEALTPSIRVADYNQAMMDLGATVCTKRNPGCSTCPVGRDCEAFRSGRIDAIPATKPRRTLPVKRCFMLALTNGHGAFYLEKRQNVGVWGGLWSLPEFDCEEDVYAWCGKQHIDCSNLERLPQRRHTFSHYHLDFVPLVVRTGSDHCQIGEPSLGSWLIPNETIGLPAPILKLLTEIAD; encoded by the coding sequence ATGCAACATGAAAATTTCCAAAGGGCTGTTCTCGGCTGGTTCGATCAGTACGGGCGCACGCATCTACCCTGGCAGAAAGAGCGAACACCGTATCGGGTTTGGATTTCGGAAATCATGCTTCAGCAGACCCAAGTCGGGACAGTAATCCCATATTTCGAACGCTTTCTGGCCCGGTTTCCGGATGTTGAATCTCTAGCGGAATCTTCCTTCGATGAGGTTATTGCATTGTGGGCCGGGCTTGGCTATTACGCCCGTGCTCGCAATCTGCACAGAGCGGCGCGAATCATCGTAGAGCGACATCGAGGACAATTGCCCACCTCTCTCGAAGAATTGAGCGCGTTGCCCGGCATCGGGCGTTCCACGGCCGGGGCGATCCTGAGCCTTGGATCGGGGATTCGGGCACCGATCCTGGACGGCAACGTCAAGCGGGTCTTGTGTCGTCACCGAGGAATCGAAGGCTGGCCCGGGAATCCTCGAATTCTGGAAAAGTTATGGGAGCTCAGCGAGGCGTTGACGCCTTCCATTCGTGTCGCGGATTATAACCAGGCCATGATGGATCTTGGTGCGACCGTGTGCACCAAGCGAAATCCGGGCTGTTCTACCTGCCCTGTCGGCCGAGATTGCGAAGCATTCCGGTCGGGACGAATCGATGCCATCCCGGCAACGAAACCGAGACGAACCTTGCCTGTCAAGCGATGTTTCATGCTGGCACTGACAAACGGCCATGGCGCGTTCTACTTGGAAAAACGCCAGAACGTCGGAGTTTGGGGGGGGCTTTGGAGTTTGCCGGAATTCGATTGCGAAGAGGATGTCTATGCGTGGTGTGGGAAACAACATATCGATTGTTCCAACCTTGAGCGCCTCCCTCAGCGACGGCATACTTTTTCTCACTATCACCTGGATTTTGTTCCCTTGGTGGTCCGCACCGGCTCAGATCACTGTCAGATCGGCGAACCGTCGCTGGGTTCATGGTTAATACCGAACGAAACGATCGGACTGCCAGCGCCGATTCTGAAACTGCTGACGGAGATCGCTGACTAA
- a CDS encoding DUF484 family protein, with amino-acid sequence MSLINPKTPKHREETTVSAAEVERYLRQHPDFFENQLDLLKILKIPHPCGEAVSLVTRQISLLRDSNRQLESQLNDILQIARDNDALHQRIHQLTLTLLDATTLEDALGGLTWSLHEYFQADFVTIKIIQPAIESPIAGLCVTPSDAELALFASTLDSGSPYCGKPDHSQAKYLFGGSASNVLSHALIPLQHAGFKGLLAIGSRDGNRFRAGMGLHFLGQLGEVVAARFASLLAGRT; translated from the coding sequence ATGAGCCTGATTAATCCAAAAACACCCAAGCATCGTGAAGAAACGACAGTGTCCGCTGCCGAAGTAGAGCGTTACTTGCGTCAGCACCCCGATTTCTTCGAAAACCAGCTGGATTTGCTGAAAATCCTGAAGATTCCGCATCCCTGCGGAGAGGCCGTGTCCCTCGTAACACGGCAAATTTCCCTTTTGCGGGATAGTAACCGCCAGCTTGAATCGCAGTTGAACGATATTCTGCAGATCGCGCGCGACAACGATGCTTTACATCAGCGCATCCACCAATTGACACTGACCTTGCTAGACGCGACGACACTGGAGGACGCGCTCGGTGGCTTAACGTGGAGTCTCCACGAATATTTTCAAGCCGATTTCGTTACGATTAAGATTATCCAACCCGCCATTGAGAGTCCGATCGCTGGACTTTGTGTAACACCAAGCGACGCAGAGCTTGCGCTCTTCGCCTCGACTCTCGATAGCGGTTCTCCTTATTGCGGGAAACCGGACCACAGCCAAGCCAAGTACTTGTTCGGCGGCAGTGCTTCGAACGTCCTTTCACATGCGCTGATACCTCTGCAACATGCGGGATTCAAGGGATTGCTCGCGATCGGTAGCCGCGATGGAAATCGATTCCGAGCGGGCATGGGATTGCACTTCTTGGGACAATTGGGGGAAGTCGTTGCCGCCCGGTTTGCGTCCTTGCTCGCTGGTCGCACCTGA
- a CDS encoding Lon protease family protein: MGNHRQPLPASVLYKACDPREFDFSTTDELADIGVVIGQERALDAIQFGISIGRKGYNIFALGPSGIGKLAAVKEIVGREAENRPVPDDWCYVNNFAESSKPRALRLPAGYGRRFARDIEQLIEELSTVIPAAFEGEEYRSRAEEIEEEAKEREINAINELRRKSLQQGIALIETPTGFAFAPVDEKGEVLGPEQFQKLSERQQEQIQEAVTALRQQLQKVLKQFPVWRKEAKEKLKTLNREIAEFAVNHLVDELKTRYAAIPGVVQYLDEARREIIDHAEDFFPKQDGGIASLMGQIAPRPSPFMRYKVNLLVDNGERKCAPVIFESLPSHNNLVGRVEYQAYMGALVTDFTMIKPGALHIANGGYLILDARKVLMQPFAWDSLKRVLEAGEIRIESLERALSVISTASLEPEPIPLDIKVILIGDRLLYYLLSIYDPEFRELFKVSADFEEMIDRDADGYAMYARLIASLARKNQLRPLDKEAVIRVVEHAARLVGDSEKLSTHLRSLDDLLKEADHWAAQVPRNIITRDDIQAAIDHQIRRVDRIRERVYENIRRGTIFIDTDGAVVGQINGLSVIGLGDFTFGQPSRITATTRLGNGKILDIERESELGGAIHSKGVMILSGFLAQRYAKTRPFSVSASLVFEQSYGPIEGDSASVAELSAILSSLADLPIRQSLAITGSVNQHGQVQPIGGVNEKIEGFFDVCAAIGLNGQHGVIIPSANVKHLMLRQDVVEAAKAGKFHIYAVDTVDQALELLMGMPAGERDETGKFPIDSINGRIERRLQEWTDLQREFRSQEKAGDNRNHD; the protein is encoded by the coding sequence ATGGGCAACCACCGACAGCCTCTTCCAGCGAGTGTTCTCTACAAAGCCTGCGATCCACGGGAATTCGATTTCTCGACTACCGACGAGTTGGCCGATATCGGGGTCGTAATAGGCCAGGAACGAGCGCTGGATGCTATTCAGTTCGGCATTTCCATCGGTCGAAAGGGATACAACATATTTGCTCTAGGTCCAAGCGGGATCGGAAAGCTGGCGGCGGTCAAGGAAATCGTCGGTCGTGAAGCTGAAAATCGGCCGGTACCTGACGATTGGTGCTACGTGAATAATTTCGCCGAGAGCTCAAAGCCGAGAGCCTTGAGATTGCCTGCGGGCTACGGACGTCGTTTCGCCCGAGACATAGAACAGCTCATCGAGGAACTAAGCACCGTTATTCCGGCGGCATTCGAGGGGGAAGAATACCGTAGTCGCGCGGAAGAGATCGAGGAAGAAGCGAAGGAACGCGAGATCAACGCGATCAATGAGTTACGCCGGAAATCCCTGCAGCAAGGCATCGCGCTCATAGAAACACCTACTGGTTTTGCCTTTGCTCCGGTGGACGAGAAAGGCGAGGTGCTCGGTCCGGAGCAATTTCAAAAGCTTTCCGAGCGTCAGCAGGAACAGATTCAGGAGGCCGTAACGGCTTTACGCCAACAGTTGCAAAAGGTGTTGAAGCAATTTCCCGTATGGCGCAAGGAGGCCAAAGAAAAGCTGAAAACGTTGAATCGGGAGATTGCCGAGTTTGCCGTCAACCATTTGGTCGACGAGCTAAAAACCCGTTATGCCGCGATTCCGGGAGTCGTTCAGTATTTGGATGAGGCACGAAGAGAAATCATCGATCACGCGGAAGATTTTTTCCCCAAACAGGACGGTGGCATTGCATCGTTGATGGGGCAAATCGCACCGAGGCCAAGTCCTTTCATGCGCTACAAGGTCAATCTGCTGGTCGACAATGGCGAACGCAAATGCGCTCCGGTCATCTTCGAAAGCTTGCCGAGCCACAACAACCTGGTCGGTCGCGTCGAATACCAAGCCTATATGGGGGCTCTGGTCACCGATTTCACGATGATCAAGCCCGGTGCTCTGCATATTGCCAACGGCGGGTATTTGATCCTGGATGCTCGCAAAGTACTCATGCAGCCTTTTGCCTGGGACAGTCTGAAACGCGTCCTCGAAGCGGGCGAAATCCGTATCGAATCCTTGGAGCGTGCGCTGAGCGTAATCAGCACTGCGAGCCTCGAGCCGGAACCGATTCCTCTGGACATCAAGGTTATTTTGATCGGGGATCGCCTCCTCTATTACCTGCTTAGTATTTATGATCCGGAATTTCGCGAGCTCTTCAAAGTGTCGGCGGATTTCGAAGAAATGATCGACCGAGATGCGGATGGTTATGCGATGTACGCTCGGCTCATTGCCAGCTTGGCTCGCAAGAACCAGTTACGCCCGCTCGACAAGGAAGCCGTTATCCGAGTGGTGGAACATGCCGCGCGTTTGGTGGGCGATTCGGAGAAATTATCGACCCATCTGCGCAGCCTGGACGACCTTCTCAAGGAGGCGGATCACTGGGCGGCGCAAGTGCCGCGCAATATCATCACACGGGACGATATCCAGGCAGCCATCGACCATCAGATTCGCAGAGTGGATCGGATCCGCGAGCGCGTGTATGAAAACATCCGGCGGGGAACGATTTTCATCGATACTGACGGAGCGGTAGTCGGCCAGATCAACGGCCTATCTGTTATCGGTTTGGGTGATTTCACGTTCGGTCAGCCTTCCCGCATCACCGCCACGACTCGGCTGGGTAACGGTAAAATTTTGGATATCGAGCGCGAAAGCGAACTTGGAGGAGCCATTCACAGTAAGGGCGTCATGATTTTGTCGGGTTTCCTGGCGCAGCGGTATGCCAAGACCCGGCCGTTTTCAGTGAGCGCCAGCCTGGTGTTCGAGCAGTCGTACGGGCCGATCGAAGGTGACAGCGCATCAGTAGCGGAGCTCAGCGCAATTTTATCGTCACTGGCCGACCTGCCTATCCGTCAATCTCTCGCGATAACCGGTTCAGTCAATCAGCACGGACAGGTCCAGCCTATCGGCGGGGTCAACGAAAAGATAGAAGGCTTTTTCGATGTCTGCGCCGCGATCGGTCTAAACGGGCAGCATGGGGTTATCATACCGTCAGCGAATGTCAAACACCTCATGCTTCGTCAGGATGTGGTCGAAGCCGCGAAAGCCGGTAAGTTTCATATCTACGCCGTCGACACGGTAGATCAAGCCCTGGAACTGCTCATGGGTATGCCGGCCGGGGAACGCGACGAGACAGGCAAGTTCCCGATTGACAGCATCAATGGCCGTATCGAGAGACGCCTCCAGGAGTGGACCGACCTCCAAAGGGAGTTCAGGAGCCAAGAAAAAGCCGGAGATAATCGAAATCATGACTGA
- the rdgC gene encoding recombination-associated protein RdgC yields the protein MWFKNLSLLRFTEPFDLDPVEFAQKLDARRFRPCGSLEPISYGWCAPLGKDTFPLAHVANGFVMVCAQKEEKIVPASVVNEILSEQVAEIEDRQGRPVRRKEREALRDEVLQDLLPRAFSHSRRTYAYIDPKGGWLVADCASAKKTEEIASLLRQCLESLPVVPPTTRERPSAIMTRWVMGNDLPPDITLESECELRSPEEDGGIVRCRRHDLNAPEIQNHIEAGKEVIKLAVTWNDRLSFVIDETLSIKKLRFLDLVQDEAAQVETSDPVERFDADFAVMSLEIAAFLPRLIELFGGEDLQTKQPVV from the coding sequence ATGTGGTTTAAAAACCTCTCTCTATTACGTTTTACCGAGCCCTTTGATCTGGATCCAGTAGAATTCGCACAGAAGCTCGACGCGCGCCGCTTTCGTCCATGTGGTAGTCTCGAACCCATTAGTTACGGCTGGTGTGCGCCTCTCGGCAAGGACACGTTTCCGTTAGCGCACGTCGCGAACGGGTTTGTCATGGTATGTGCTCAAAAAGAAGAAAAGATCGTTCCCGCCTCAGTAGTGAACGAGATTTTGTCGGAGCAGGTGGCAGAGATCGAAGACCGACAAGGCCGCCCTGTACGGCGGAAAGAGAGGGAGGCTCTGCGCGATGAAGTATTGCAGGATTTACTGCCGCGAGCGTTTAGTCACAGCCGGCGCACATATGCTTATATCGATCCTAAAGGCGGGTGGCTCGTCGCGGATTGTGCCAGCGCGAAGAAAACCGAGGAAATCGCTTCGCTATTGCGGCAGTGCCTCGAGTCTTTACCGGTGGTTCCTCCAACGACCCGTGAACGGCCCAGTGCTATCATGACCCGGTGGGTCATGGGCAACGACTTGCCGCCCGATATCACTCTGGAAAGCGAATGCGAACTACGATCTCCGGAAGAGGACGGGGGCATCGTCCGCTGCCGTCGCCATGACCTTAACGCGCCGGAGATTCAAAATCACATCGAAGCCGGTAAGGAGGTCATTAAATTGGCGGTCACGTGGAATGATCGTCTAAGCTTCGTGATCGACGAAACGTTGAGCATCAAGAAACTCCGTTTTCTGGATTTGGTTCAGGACGAGGCCGCACAGGTCGAGACGTCCGACCCGGTCGAGCGCTTCGACGCGGATTTTGCCGTTATGAGTCTCGAGATTGCGGCATTCTTGCCGCGTTTGATCGAACTCTTCGGCGGCGAAGATCTTCAAACGAAACAACCTGTGGTGTAG
- a CDS encoding oxidative damage protection protein, whose protein sequence is MTRRVKCARLGIEAEGLEKPPFPGPEGQRIFEHISAQAWQDWLKLQTMLINEHRLTPFEPEARKFLAKEREKFLFGGGAEMPEGYVPPKD, encoded by the coding sequence ATGACGCGACGAGTCAAATGTGCACGTTTAGGCATTGAAGCCGAAGGATTGGAGAAACCGCCCTTCCCCGGCCCGGAAGGGCAGCGGATTTTCGAACATATTTCCGCTCAGGCATGGCAGGATTGGCTCAAACTCCAGACCATGCTCATCAACGAACACCGGCTCACGCCTTTTGAGCCGGAAGCGCGAAAATTTCTCGCGAAAGAGCGCGAGAAATTTCTTTTCGGTGGCGGAGCGGAAATGCCGGAGGGCTACGTCCCCCCCAAGGACTGA
- a CDS encoding DUF2333 family protein codes for MSAPEQTERPSASLGSRIKSALAPKTKTEKRLVWVIGASVAMIALITFAISWYWGREPEKFDVLEVAARAGNVKNPKELPLGYTYTTALIEIGNTLLNKPGGLLVNDVFPPGVLMDNIPSWEYGALIALRDATTALRNHISRAQTQSQEDPDLARAEPFFYFDHKSWQLPSSESEYQKGIEALERYRARLLKREANFYSRADNLRQYLEVLEKRLGDLSNRLSASAGDTQQMGTETRRAGISKTPWLLIDDVFFEARGYTWAAMHVLKAIEFDFRDILGNKTALVSLEQVIHELEDGQAPFLSPVILNGGGFGLFANYSLTLANYIARANAATIDLRSLLQQG; via the coding sequence ATGTCAGCGCCAGAACAAACCGAACGTCCGTCGGCATCGCTCGGCTCGCGGATAAAAAGCGCACTCGCCCCTAAAACGAAGACGGAAAAAAGACTCGTTTGGGTAATCGGTGCTTCAGTGGCTATGATCGCTCTGATTACCTTTGCCATTTCTTGGTACTGGGGTAGAGAACCTGAAAAGTTCGACGTTCTAGAAGTCGCCGCACGCGCGGGAAATGTCAAGAATCCTAAGGAGTTACCACTTGGATACACGTATACAACGGCTCTGATCGAGATCGGGAATACGCTGCTGAATAAGCCGGGCGGGCTTCTCGTCAACGACGTTTTCCCTCCCGGGGTTCTGATGGACAATATTCCGTCTTGGGAATACGGCGCCCTTATCGCCTTGCGCGACGCGACCACGGCATTGCGCAACCATATTTCGCGAGCACAAACCCAGTCCCAAGAAGATCCGGATTTGGCAAGGGCCGAGCCGTTTTTCTATTTCGATCACAAGTCGTGGCAATTGCCTTCGTCCGAGTCCGAATATCAAAAGGGAATCGAGGCTCTCGAGCGTTATCGAGCGCGTTTGCTGAAACGTGAAGCCAATTTTTATTCTCGTGCCGACAATCTACGCCAATATCTGGAAGTGTTGGAAAAGCGCTTGGGTGATCTGTCCAACCGCTTGAGCGCGAGCGCCGGGGACACCCAACAAATGGGCACGGAAACCCGCCGTGCTGGGATATCGAAGACACCGTGGCTGCTGATCGATGACGTCTTTTTCGAAGCGCGCGGCTATACCTGGGCCGCCATGCATGTTCTGAAAGCGATCGAGTTTGATTTCAGGGATATTCTCGGCAACAAGACCGCATTGGTCTCGCTGGAGCAAGTGATCCATGAACTGGAGGACGGTCAGGCTCCGTTCTTGAGCCCGGTGATCCTGAACGGAGGCGGTTTTGGCTTATTTGCCAACTATTCGCTGACCTTAGCGAACTATATCGCCAGAGCGAATGCCGCTACGATCGACTTGCGCAGCCTCCTGCAGCAAGGATGA
- the lysA gene encoding diaminopimelate decarboxylase produces MDYFNYQGGVLCAEDVPLSAIAERYGTPCYVYSRATIERHWRAFDDAFAGRPHLVCYAVKANSNLALLNLLARMGSGFDIVSVGELERVLAAGGDPAKVVFSGVGKREDELRRALEVGIRCFNVEVPSELDRLNRIAGELGVTAPVSLRVNPDVDALTHPYISTGLRENKFGIDVSEALQQYRRAADMPYLQVTGIDCHIGSQLTAIQPFLDALDRILVLVETLKAQGIKLHHLDLGGGLGIRYKDEQPPEPWEYATALLDRLEHTDYEILIEPGRAIVGNAGVLLTRVEYLKSNQDKNFAIVDAAMNDLVRPALYDSWQEILPVQAAASAAHRVYDIVGPVCETGDFLGKGRELAIAPGDLLAIRSAGAYGFSMSSNYNSRPRCAEVMVDGSRAHLIRKRETIAQLFQGERIID; encoded by the coding sequence ATGGATTATTTCAATTATCAGGGCGGCGTACTGTGCGCCGAGGACGTGCCCCTATCTGCCATCGCGGAACGTTACGGCACGCCGTGCTATGTCTATTCGCGTGCCACGATCGAACGCCATTGGCGAGCGTTCGACGACGCTTTCGCCGGTAGGCCCCACCTCGTTTGCTACGCGGTCAAGGCCAATTCCAACCTGGCGCTGCTAAATCTCTTGGCACGCATGGGCTCGGGTTTCGATATCGTGTCCGTAGGCGAGTTGGAACGCGTTTTGGCGGCAGGCGGCGATCCTGCAAAGGTCGTTTTTTCCGGCGTAGGAAAGCGTGAAGACGAATTGCGGCGTGCGCTCGAAGTCGGTATCCGCTGCTTCAACGTCGAAGTTCCGTCCGAGCTGGACCGGTTGAACCGAATCGCTGGCGAACTTGGTGTCACAGCACCGGTGTCGCTGCGCGTGAATCCGGACGTGGATGCACTCACCCATCCGTACATATCCACGGGACTCCGGGAGAATAAATTCGGAATCGATGTTTCCGAGGCCTTGCAGCAGTACCGGCGTGCCGCCGATATGCCGTATCTTCAGGTAACCGGCATCGACTGCCACATCGGCTCCCAACTGACAGCGATCCAGCCTTTCCTGGACGCTCTCGATCGTATCCTGGTGCTTGTCGAAACCTTGAAAGCACAAGGAATCAAGCTCCATCATCTGGATTTGGGAGGGGGGCTCGGCATACGCTATAAAGATGAGCAGCCGCCGGAACCTTGGGAATACGCAACGGCGCTGTTGGATAGGCTTGAGCACACGGATTATGAGATTCTCATCGAACCCGGCCGCGCCATCGTGGGCAATGCCGGCGTTCTACTGACCCGCGTGGAATACCTGAAATCGAATCAGGACAAGAATTTTGCAATCGTCGACGCGGCCATGAACGACCTCGTTCGGCCCGCTCTCTACGATTCTTGGCAGGAGATTCTGCCGGTCCAAGCCGCAGCCAGCGCGGCACATCGCGTTTACGATATCGTCGGGCCTGTCTGTGAAACCGGTGATTTTCTCGGCAAAGGACGCGAGCTTGCGATCGCGCCAGGGGATCTGCTGGCGATTCGGTCCGCGGGTGCTTACGGCTTCAGCATGAGTTCCAATTACAACTCACGTCCCCGTTGCGCCGAGGTTATGGTCGACGGATCGCGCGCTCACTTGATTCGAAAGCGCGAAACGATCGCGCAACTTTTCCAAGGCGAACGGATAATCGACTGA